The Solibacillus daqui genome has a segment encoding these proteins:
- a CDS encoding ECF transporter S component produces the protein MQKRSLKLRSFVTIAMLSGVSFILMLLNFPLPWFPVFLQIDFSDVPALIAAITMGPVAGIMVELVKNVLDWIYTGAPEGIPVGHMANFATGVLFILPAYFIYKKFPSVKGLMSGLVVSTVVMSLGMAVLNYVAFLPLYTYLLGFEYNMYETVVLGILPFNIVKGVIMLVVVTMLYRTMRVWIENQRKQYSL, from the coding sequence ATGCAAAAAAGAAGTTTAAAGTTACGCTCGTTCGTAACGATTGCGATGCTTAGTGGGGTATCATTCATATTGATGTTATTAAATTTCCCGCTACCATGGTTCCCGGTGTTTTTACAAATTGATTTCAGTGATGTGCCAGCATTAATTGCGGCTATTACAATGGGGCCGGTTGCCGGTATTATGGTCGAGCTAGTAAAAAACGTACTAGATTGGATTTATACAGGAGCGCCAGAGGGTATACCAGTAGGACATATGGCGAACTTTGCGACAGGTGTATTATTCATTTTACCAGCGTACTTCATTTATAAAAAATTCCCTTCAGTAAAAGGGTTAATGTCAGGTCTAGTTGTTTCGACAGTAGTAATGTCACTAGGTATGGCGGTATTAAACTATGTAGCATTTTTACCACTTTACACGTATTTACTAGGCTTTGAATATAATATGTATGAAACTGTTGTCTTAGGGATTTTACCGTTTAACATTGTCAAAGGTGTGATAATGTTAGTCGTGGTAACAATGCTCTATCGTACAATGCGTGTGTGGATTGAAAATCAACGTAAACAATATTCACTTTAA